The following nucleotide sequence is from Aedes aegypti strain LVP_AGWG chromosome 3, AaegL5.0 Primary Assembly, whole genome shotgun sequence.
atcaggattccatcagacgtttctccagggattccatcaggagttccttcagagatccctcctggaattcctccagggattctatcaggaattttacctgggattaaatcaatttttctactagggattttatcaggagttccttcaatgattccatcaAGTTCTTTCAAGAgtatctttaagaatttctccatggattctatttgggagtttctccagggattccatcaggaatttctataggaattctaTAGGGAGTACCATTAGGGCATCCATCAGAGTTCTAATGGGAATTTCATCAGCAGTTACTCCAGGGATACcgtcaagagttccttcaaagattccacctgaaaggtactctagagattatatcaggagttcctcgaggtattccatcaggatatcttctagggatatcataaggggttcctctagggattctatcaggaatcttatcagagatttcttcagggatttcatcaggagtccccacagagattccatcaggagttctcctAACGATTTTATTTGAagttccttcaatgattccatcaggagctcttTTAAGAATatcattaggaattcctccaaaaattccatcaggattcccTCCATGTATTCAATCAGGAGTATAAGAATTCTATCGAGAATtcctttagggcttccatcagagttcttctgggggttctaacaggagttccatcaggagtcatatcaggaactcctacagcgattttatcaggagttcctctagatatttcattaggagttcctctacAGGTACTCGAccattccatcagaagttccttcagagattccacctgaaacccgtgatttcttcagaagtttcttcagagaaggaattccaccaggatttaTTCTTAGTTTTTCGTCAGGAGTTCCGCCATATCATATATTATCAGGAATCCTTACAGGGATTTCATTTGGAGTTTCTAAAGGGATCCcttaaggagttcctccagagtttccaTTAGGAGTTACTTGAGATATTCAGCCTAGAGTGGAGTTtccctagggattccatcaggaattagaagtttctgcagagattccatcagagtttcttccatggattcaatttttctatggaaaatgcttattctatcataccaaaaacatgtgcaaaatttaatccaaatcgaagactatcgagcacgatttttatttttttcgactcattctggatggaatttgtCATCATTCAAAACATGCTACGAAATATAAGGCTGCTGCAACGAacttgactaacttgggggcggagacAATGTTttgtcaaaccgtctgagcgtctgtgggctgcattaggcGTGATTATCTGGATGGATCGTATCACCATTACCATTACTTTATCACACTAACCCAATATTCTTTCCaagacaaccgtggagatgcagaggtatactcggccTCCAGGTTGTAAGGTCGTAAGGACGTAGCCGAttccgttattgacttttaaaatttgagctcttgatgtgtgcacattgagaatggtaagcttatTACAAGCCTCATTGATTGAATCTCTGTGCAATTTTGATTCTGGTCAATCatagagtagcaactacgaattgtacggtcatctatgttcatgctcatgctcaagctCGAAAATTTCGCTACTTACTCAAGTTGGGATCGCTAAATCTATTGTCGTTTTCGAAAATTACGTAGCTCGTCTAGTTTTTATGATATCGATTGatgaaaacacatttttaacgatttctgtcaacttgcatgcaattttACCAGATTGTAAGTTGATTTTTGTGCCTAATTCACTACAGAAATCAGTGTTTAGATACTGAAGAATACGAATCAACGAAGATTGTAATATTTTCGTTACTAAAACGGtatttgtagcaaaaaatgTAACGTGCTGGAGCGTCCCCtttgatgaaaatcctggtTCCACCCATGCCGACAACGATCGTCATGGGAACATCTCCCATTGCTCGGCAGCCGGGAGCCTTAATCTGGTTCCCCCTGGACTGACTGACTGGTTCGGTTGCACGCCTGCTGCCGCTGAGAAAGCCCCCGAGATCCGAGTCATCATTTGGTGTAATCGCTCCGAGCAGGTGATTGCAGAGCAGAAGGAAGAGAGCTGCGTGTTCGAATTTCGATCGGTTTCCCGAGCGAGCGCTCGGGATAACGCGTTAAagtcaataaataaatatttgtttttatctcTAAATACCTGATAGCCATAAATTTCCCTTTGGCTGTTCCCTTTTAAAAAGCCATAAAGTTCTAACGAGAATAAACGCTTTTTTCTTCACTTGGGGGCGCCTTACCCGGGGGGTTTCTTGCCAGCTGGAACGGTCTTTAGCTGGAGGGAAGATGTATGGAAACTGGTTCATTAGAATGTTATGACATCACGGGGTGTtagtttcatcaattttgagTCAAGGCGAGTTCGATCGGTTGGAAGAGAACCGTACGTGTTTGTGGTTCTGAATTGCAATTgaattcttcttatttttcgaaagttttcaaaaccacAAATTATTGTATTattctgaatttaaatcacataaaatgagaaaactcaaattttgagcaaaaatattaagatttagaggtggcgcaagcgaaggtgaattttcaagttatgaaatatgaccaTCAGTGAagtctccttcttcttcttcttgacattacgttctCAATGGGACAAAGTGAGCTTCTTAGCTCagtgttcaatgaacacttccacagttattaacggagagctttctttgccaaagttgccattttcgcattcgcatggctttgctttgtagtcgcagactctaaccaatcggctaaggaaggtcctcTAATTGTTCCCTTATTTTCCTCAATGAAAAAGAGTTGCTCTTGGTATTGCTACTATATATACAATGAAGGTACTATAGGTGTAAAAAAGCTTTATTTCTTagtcaaaactatttatttcgatcattatAATAGTACTGAGTTAATGATACTTAAATAAAAAGCTCCTGACCTTCAAGGCAGAAAACATTTTGCAACAGCTTATAGTATAACGGTTCTATAAAGACTTGTTATGCAAAATTCTGCAATGCTTTTTCAACAGTTACAGAGAGAAGCACCCTCGGCTGAACCTGACCTGCTTCAACCTCACGTTCTCGTGGTGCATCTATCGCAACGTGTCACTTCAACCCAATCTGACGTGATGAAAATTAATAAAGCTCATCTGCCATCCAAACATGCCCCAAAGATGAGATTCATCTCGTTGAGTTGATGAACCCCCGcgtagaacaaatttctgcACATTTGCTACCTTTCTGGAATGATTAAATCGGTCTTACGTTAAACAGCAAAATCCTTCATCAAGAGTGAGTCAGTTGGTCTCCGCCTCCGTTGTGGAAGTATTATGCTTAGAAATCATAATCTGACGATTGTTATGACACCCCCAATTAAAACCTGTCTACAGTTCGGTAGGAAAAATATCCGAAGACAGCCAGCTCCTATCAGTCCATCAAGATCGCCGTGACTGGCGCGCTGTCTTCCCGGAGGGTCCACTTGACTGGGCCGGATTCGCGCAGCGCACAGTGGAACCAATGCTCAAAACCTTGGACTCGAATTTCCATCTAATTCCATCAGAGTTTGCATGTTTTTGACCGTAACatgttttttgaaagttttcatcTGAAGGCACCATACAGATTAGAACAGGATTTAACACGCTTCTGAAAAAAAGTTCACGATTTCGAGCATTCGCCCCACTGTCCTGTACTCGCATTAAGCAGATTGTATTAAAAGCTAAGTTgcagtaagtttttttttctcagatttGACCGCGCTTCGTCTAATCAACCATAAATCATATGCGCAAGAATTCGCGAACAACTTTTTCTAGCCGCAAGCCTGACACGTTGGCGCTGTCCAAAGCAGTTCACTTTCATTGGCTGAGCGATAATGGAAACACATTAGGAGTTGTTGACAGCTATCGGGCCATTTCAGCGGATCACTTTTTTTCGGGGCgtataaaaatggttgaataatcCACCCATTGATTGGGTGGCCTTCCTGATAGTTGACACCAGAATAacagttatgaaaaaaaaatacatttttcgtCGTACAACCCTCTGTTAGCAACAAGGTAGTACATAACCCTAATTAAATAGAACAATAATTAGGAGTGATTTTGAATGCAATACCTTTATACAAACTCAGAAATTTGCTCAGTTCTGCCAGTACAAGATTCTATTTGCATTTTATCGTACAACCGAACGTCGAATTTAGCACTACTAAGTTGTAAGTTATTATGTGACTAACCttggatatgttttttttttttgtagaatttggtgcaataaatcacatagcTGACACATTCGAAAATCAACCATTGCATAAAATAATGTCATTGAGCATTATATTAGCCAAAGTTTACAGTGCAGAACTTTGTAAACAGCTGTAGCGTTGGAGTAGAGAATCGGCCCTTGTCGAAATGCTTCACCTTCCTATTGCAATCCTTCACTGATATAATGTTTGCCAGCTGTATGCCAATAACATAACCTTGCCTATTAATTATTGTAATAGCATATATTTAGGTCTCTACGCGCCATGCACCTGATAAAATATAAATCAAAGCCCTGGCCTTCTGTTAAAACTGACCCAGTCGAATGACACCTTCAGTTTTTGATCGAGTTCTTGTCACAATGGTTTGGCCTAACGGTAGCCTCGCAAAGATTAGACTTCTAAGGGATGGCCTTGAGGAATCCGTTAATCGATATTTAGATAGAGACCATTTTCGTTGCCTGGATTTGGTAATTATTGGTGGAGGTATTGAAAACAACAGCCGAGAGCCATGGAAGCGCTTCTGTATGACGTTGTACCGACTTTTGGGTGCCTATCAGTTTTTCGTTGCGATGTTCAAATTTGTTTTCGATTTGCACCATCAGGAAGACAGAATAACTCTCTACGCCACGGTTTTGGTGTTCGTTGGGTTTCTCATATGCTTCGTCAGGATATTCACAGTTCAGCACAACAGCGAAGCAATTGAACAgtgtacccgagcagaagaaaataactaatgaataccaaattgaggtattccataccagataatttccaatacttacaacctgaatgaggtatgaatgagccctgcataagaggtaaaatacctcaaataataccttctgcatattctacaaataccaagctgatacttagatcaggtattgtaatacctaaataatacttgatggattttcatataaaagtgaaatttttcaatacttttgaactatagttcaatacctccagcagtcctcaatagctgtcgaataccaaaatgaagtatttttaactgttttaaacatttttttcaaataccattataataccaaaatgaggtattgataactgaacaatacctaattctggtatgataccaaaatatggtatgcataagttattggtgagttattctttcctcctcgggtaagAAGTTTGTCTTGAGTCGGCGCTGCAAATCGGGTGATCCAGATTATGACGCATGGGTTCGCAAAGAAGCATCTCGTGCAACAAGTCACGGTGTTCTGGCACTGATTCTGTTCTTCTGCTGCAATCAAGTTCTTATCTGGATACCGTGCGCCGCCAGAGATCGTGTCTTCGGAATACCCCGACAGTTCCACGATTTGGGGCCTACTTTTACAATTTCGATGCAGCAGATGTTTATTGTCACGTTGGCTTTTTTCTGGGATTGCAGATTATTTTATGCCACCATCATGATGTCCGTATTACTCATGGGATTACGAGGGGAACTGTCGATCATATCCCATGGGTTTGAAACGCTCATAAGTAGAGCCAGACATGTTCAAGACGCAAAAATAGGACCGTCACCGAATGCTGTCCAGTTAGAATATTTGGAACTAACATTGAAACCGGTTTTGAAACAACACATAGAATTTTTAAAGTATATCGTttagaaaaataataaagaacAGTACTGAGGTTTTCAAATTGTAGGATAATTGATGTGCTGAAACCGTTTGTCAACTATGCGTTCGCCATAACCTACTACTGCACAATGATTCTGGTTGCGGTATTGGTATACGTGCTCATAAGAGATGGATCTATAACCAATGCTCTGTTATGTGCCTCGACCGCTATGTCCTACATTCTGGAATGCTATTGGTGGTGTTATTTGATCGATTCTCTGCAAGATcaagtaagttttttttatcgaagTAATTTTCGAACAAACCTCAAATAAAAACCATTGTAGGCAGCCGGAATAGCTGACTCAGTTTCAGGTGTAATATTTAAGCTTTCACATTCATCGGAGAATCACTCTAGGTACGTAAAGATGCGTGCTTCGCTTATGATCGTACAAATCTACACATCCACCCAAAGTGAATGGTTTAGCTGTGCTAGAGTTTTTCTTGTTTCCATAGAAGCTTTTAAGAACTTGTGCAACATCATCTATTCGTTGGTTATGTTTTTGCTCAATATGCGTTAATAAAGGCTTCGAGAACTCAACGGTTTACATAGATACATTGTCTTGCTGTGGTTTTGATCACCGTTCTCTTAATCGTTTCCATTTTATTGGTATTTTTCGGTACCAATACCAATAAAGTGTAAACGATAGATACATTGTTGGAGGATCTATTCTAGGATATTTTAAACGATGAACCGCGGTAACGATAGTGTCCGAATGTTGATCCAAGCTTTTTGAATGTCGCGTTGTCAATTGTTTAAGCAGTCCCATCACATGAACTTGAAGCTcaagaaaaatctaaattttcagAGACTTTCTCTTGACTTCTTCAACAAACTTGTAAAGGGCTGtacattaattacgtaagacaaattGGCCGGTTGGTGAACATCCCCCTGCCCCATGATTAGATATTCCGGTAGAAAATTTAGAAACAATTTATTACgtagttaacccctctaccggcagcttcattttttaccgctaaataaatattcaaatcgttataacttttttgtttttcaatatttttgtaccattttttcacaagttctcaaacaactcttctagtttagggaTCTGTGTCGATGTTAATCATTGGTAATCTGGTttcaaagatattccgatgttccttgggggaccgacattctccatataaaatgtctttggcggccattttgtttttgatcaatttatcaaaaaaataaaatgtgagtTTTATTataccaggtaataaggagctactctgaaaaaatcatacaaatcaattaagaattcttggagatatctgaaaattacgatgtgaggttttatgaagtttttaagttctttatttggccagcgtggttccagaaacctaaatgctcattacttaaagacggctgcaccaaattgcttcattttttcacaacatactctcattaatgtattgttccgaagagtgaatatccgaatacgattaaaattctgtagcctaagGAATCAACGTGGGGTTCTGGtcacgggtcggtcccccaaggaattttggaatatcttcaaaaccagattaccaatcatcaatatcgacgcagatcctaaaactagaagagtttttcgagaacttgtgaaaatatggtgcaaaaatattgaaaaacaaaaaagttataacgatttgaattttgattttgcgGTATAAAATgatgctgccggtagaggggttaatgcaCAACTCCAAATGATCGAATAAGAATCACTGGCAATTCTGACCCGGTAATGGGTTCGAAGTGACATCGGCGGGCCGGTAAATGCATCTATCTACATCCCGTTCGTTAGTACTAACCATATATCccgacaaccagaagtcgcataagaatTTACGTTAAAAGTCGTCAACGTGTACGAATTACATCATACCCGCGCAACAGGATGTTCGAAATCGTTTGGTTGAGgagttttctcgcataaaacgGTGTTCAGTGTACTTTGTTTAGTTCCTTATACACTTACAAAGAAATTCGAATCAaaccgtagcagctgtcaaatcaattttgttatcataaattaagtcgtatAAGATTACAGATTTTTCGCAATAACATCTATGCACTCAAATTGCATGcccattttcatcatataatatATGCAAATATAACGCCTCCACGTATAAGGTTTGTACCGGGCGTCGTTATACCCGTTGGAGCTGTGAAAGAAATACCCACACTGTTTAAACGCGTTCGACACTGTTTAAACTTCGACTCATGCTGTTGGAGGAAGAAAAGAAGGAACAGGAGGAGGCTCTGGCTGAGAAAGCATATACGCTCTTCTATTGGCTGAGGTGGAGGTCACACACGCAGCGatctggactatcgaatttcatatattttgccttatgaaaggtggaaccattattgcaatacgaacgctttatgtatcgttttagcatcactccacatcaagccgtcgataggcgcgtgttGTACGCTCGGGTCtaacgatcgcaaggttcttggttcgattccaggttggcgcgaaaacgttttttgttttcaaattctggtttcaaaaggcaaatttatgaatttcaatccgattttttgtggcgaattttcataaggggttcctatgtttatcgatagtccatttgcctgagtgcagGAGCAGAAAGTCATCGGAGTCGTCGAAGTTATCGTAGTCGAGAAAGTCAACACGATCAGGTTTGGATTCAGGGAATAGACCAATCTGCAAGGGGATTTCCAATTGTCGAAAATGTCGAGGAAATATTCCCGCTGATTCCGCTCGCCAGTGCAATGTGCTCCAAGGGGAATGGTAACGAAATACACCGGAACAGTGCCAAAAATCCCATCTTCAACGACGAATGAGGGAACGGATGCTGGAGATAAGTTTTCATCGTCGAAGCCTGCGACCTAATGGGCTGTTGGCAATGTCGCTACTGGATGTGTAGGTTCAATTGCTGCTATAAAGGATCCGATCACTACGTCCACTCCGATTCGAGCGATTGAGATGGTTCAGCAGCAAACATTATCTAGTTCACCATGTAAACAAACGTGCGCACAGCCGTTGCGAACAGAGCCGGTGTACGTACAGCCGGTGATTACCTCTCTACCGTCCCTGCAGGCCGCCCCTGGAAGATCGTTggagttattggagaggttgattctcaacaggctagtaccgtatacagAAAGTGCGGACGGTTTGTCccacaaccagtttggattcagaaaacgtaaatctactctggacgccatccagtcggtcgtttgaacagctgaggtggcaatcgagcataaaaggagcggcatccgttactgcgcggttgtctgtctggatgtgaagaatgtgttcaacagcgcaagctggggaGCAATAGCaaacgcgcttcaccgccttaaggtaccggtgcagttgtgtaagcttctagaaagctattttgatggtaggattctactgtatgacacagaggaggggcagaaaagcgttcgaattatgAACAACGAATCTCGAACACGCGGAAATGGAAAGCTAAAGAAGAAAAAGGAGTTCATCAATACTCACGTGACTTCCGAGTCCAAGAAGTTGGAGCAGCAGGGAAAGAAAGTTGAAAACTAGGACAGGCCGTGCTATATTTGCCAGAACGTAAAGCACAGAATTATGGACTGTAACAAGTTCAAGTCTTTGTCACTCGGCGAGCTTCTGAAAGTGGTAGAGACACACCAACTTTGTGCGATCTGTCTAGTGCCCCACGGACGGTGGTCTTACAAGTCCACACGGACATGTGCATCGGGAGCTGTGACAAGAGGCACCATCCGCCACTGCATCCCAGCCCATCGACTACTACCAAATCAACTTCTTCTGATAACTCCGGGGCACCGTCAAAACATCGTTAATCTGCACAACCGAATCAAAACAGCCACGATTTTCCGTATAATCCCAGTGGTTCTGTACGGCAAGTAGGCAAAAGTATCTACCTTCACCTTTCTTGACGAAGGTTCTTCGTCGACAAAGATTGACGCCGAAATAAATAAGCTGTTGAACCTTGAAGGAGAATCTCAGTCGCTGTCCAGTGCGAATGTTTCTCAAAGCGAAACGATTTCTCGGATGGTCAATCTGATGGTCTTTTCGGGAGAAAGCAACCGAATTTTCCCATTGACGGCTGTTGTGAGTACCGTAAGCAGTTTAGATCATCCTGTACATACTGTGGGCTATGGTGAATTTTTCGAGCGATACCCGTGTTTAGCTGGCCTACCTGTGAAGAGCTACAAAGAAGCCGTGGCAAGAATCCTGATTGGACTGGACTTTTCAAACTGTGTGACTTTGGCGTTCTTCGTAAAGTAGGTCGAACAGAACGGGAAGCTACAACATTTTTACACGTCGGAAGATGTTGCGCCAAGTAGAAAAACAGTGTCAAAGCGTGTCTTGAAGTACAGGAGGCACGTGTAACACCGTTTGTCCGACCGTTTTCgctgtttttgtttattttttacaagggggaaatctgcaaacagatcccctgagaaggtaactcagggattgcggggatgacgcaccaacgacgacccgctaaaatcagcctatgcactgtacttgagcaattctttcagaattgctCAAgcggtgaacagtgcatcgacgtTACCCTTgacctcagacccttatctccccggaaccaccttacggtatttctttgGGGAGGGGcctgtgcatatagcacaacacgtgtagcagaagtagccaaggcaaactgcttctcctagccgacttaaacaatgttacaagggaccagcctcggcagggctaatcctctccagccaactcttggtcggcgtgccataggcgctgcaattctaacataatgtgagtgacagccgtagttactgcattccagcactcggcatccgcacacattctctctattatattgtcggggacgcatcccctccgcatgtagtgagcatgcgacctctcacaacaatgaaacgggggcaatcgaacacgacatgctccgctgtttcatccacaccagcacaattggggcacgcaggagattctcgATAGCcatctcagctgtctgaacgaccgactgcatggtgtccagagtagatttaccttttttgAATCCatactggttgttggacaggccgtccgcactctccgtatacggtactagtctgttgaaaatcaacctctccaataactttccCGTCGTATCTAgcagacagataggtctatacgccgacgggtcacctggtggtttccccgcctttggtagaagcaccaatttctgtcgcttcaatacatccgggaagattccttgatccatgcagcgttgcatcgtggttctgaacatgtccggatccgcgtTCACTGCcacttttaaggcaacattcgagataccgtctggtcccggagccttgtttgacgcgaatgtcTTCACGctttctgccagctcttcgttcgtcactctcgccattTCTTCTTCTACATCTGCCGCATatggcgctgggggccatgggcttatgggatggtgcgggaagagtacatcgattatcgatcgcagcaactcgggggacttctcttggggcgctatggcagctttggtcttagccattaccactctgtaggcgtcaccccatggaatAGAATGAGCACTCTTGCATATACTATCAAAGCAtacccgttttcgactcttgatttcctttttgagagccaactttgcctctctgaatgctgcatcGCGTTCTTCTCTaagtgcttctgtgcgtgcgcgttgcactcttcgtctagcccgaaggcagattgctcgaagatttgcgattgattcgcaccaccagtacaccggcggcctgttctctctgcgagaggcttttctcggcatggaagcatcacacatcgaagcgcgctgttttccaacctcgggcttgggtcgagttacatcgcgctgccttccgtTCACCTGGTATTATACAATAGCGAATCgaatgatgatcgctatgagtataaccgtcatcaacgcgccagttcatggtacctaaaaggttaggacaaCAAAACGTCACGTCTATAATCAAtgctgcaccatttctgcggaaggtactcactgtactcacatttgccagctctacatttaatgtgGCCAgagattccaacaatagctggtctctttgattggtgcagcggctaccccactccactgcccatgcattaaattCGCCAGCTAttactactggctgccgattagttagttcggctatcatcctatcgaccatgtgggaaaattcctcaatcgaccaccttgggggcacGTAGccactgcaatagaacacgccgttgatttttgctatcgcaaaaccgtcattggagctagagactacttcttggattgggtatcgtcctgtcgtccctatagctgctagctgttaaGACCTATCCGCCACTCAGTTCCCgttggtatgcggtatgggtccgatagtaacatcacgtcagtcttggtttccgagactgactgccaaagcagctgctggactgcatcacagtggtttaaatttaactgtgttacttccgttttggctgctttgatattCCGCTTGTGCCCGGGTACTTGGGTCCGCACGTCTGCGtccaatggcgatagcttctccgtgcttcgtatcgccttcagaacctcggcgtaagcgaactccgttttgataacgagggattcgcctaaattcctacgtttcgctatTTTCGGTTTAGCGTTCTCTTTGGGCTCCGTTTTcagtttcctctgttttttcttatttccaactcgtatccacgggttgctgttgccttacGCCCGTGGTttctgtggatgcactgcctggttcgggTTATCCCGTgactcctttttcttggctctCTTAgccttaggcttggtgttggcctctcctttgttaCCATATCCTCTTGATCGCgaggcttggctcgtgccagcttttccgctctggaggacggccgcgtaggtcacttttcccttagcaaccatacgtcttttcgccacgtattcatccccggaaggtcctctcttccgcatcgcgtatcgaataatatcatcagatatattcgcgttgcctatgaaggaaaacacttcggtctgacaagacctagtgtcttttcgtcttgtaccttgccaagttgtttcttggctttctcgtagttctgctttgcagctaggactgattgtcgcaatttcagtagacttgttttcaagtctttgctgatattgaTTTTGCTCTTTacaaactcgatgatgacatcaaggtGCTCAGCAGCTAgctgcattttagggaggtactccctatttcgattcatggcctcgattagtcccggggcatcttcacctcaaatgttgcactggagcggccagtgcctgccgtcgtcacagtatctaggtTTTTCCCACACTGTTTTCACTTAAGTTGATGATGGTCGCCTCCTTCCCAGGCGGGAACCTTCACATTCCggtagttgtttgttttggttgatcatctcttatgggtccccctaagagccgctatccatctccgctggaacagtcgcctttatgatcccatggttatctatgcaagcagggaggccatgctagggttgacatagtccttcatgttcagagccggatcggcgcaggaCAGGTAATGGCATCcgagcctactcccgcccagctggaacaaccaggcgacggatttggaacgtactctaaggcctgccacggttttacagGACGGGAACAGCCagcgccattaacccactcgccgtttcgggtcagtgtcacccgaccctactatgggagtagaatgtcgccgctgtcagc
It contains:
- the LOC23687420 gene encoding uncharacterized protein LOC23687420 encodes the protein MVWPNGSLAKIRLLRDGLEESVNRYLDRDHFRCLDLVIIGGGIENNSREPWKRFCMTLYRLLGAYQFFVAMFKFVFDLHHQEDRITLYATVLVFVGFLICFVRIFTVQHNSEAIEQCKKFVLSRRCKSGDPDYDAWVRKEASRATSHGVLALILFFCCNQVLIWIPCAARDRVFGIPRQFHDLGPTFTISMQQMFIVTLAFFWDCRLFYATIMMSVLLMGLRGELSIISHGFETLISRARHVQDAKIGPSPNAVQLEYLELTLKPVLKQHIEFLKIIDVLKPFVNYAFAITYYCTMILVAVLVYVLIRDGSITNALLCASTAMSYILECYWWCYLIDSLQDQAAGIADSVSGVIFKLSHSSENHSRYVKMRASLMIVQIYTSTQSEWFSCARVFLVSIEAFKNLCNIIYSLVMFLLNMR